From the Carya illinoinensis cultivar Pawnee chromosome 4, C.illinoinensisPawnee_v1, whole genome shotgun sequence genome, one window contains:
- the LOC122308472 gene encoding FT-interacting protein 7, producing the protein MAESSGRKLVVQVCNAKNLMPKDGQGTASAYAIVDFDGQRRRTKTKFRDLNPEWDEKLEFVVHDIDSMDSEILEISLYNDKKNGKRSNFLGKVKIGGSTFVQSGSEALVYYPLEKRSVFSQIKGEIGLRICYIDENPPASESVVPPVEQNSEAAPPVPVEEDAKKQEENKDEKGEEKKVDDKPKEEAKENEEQPPDNSKTEKDPAPSPVPTPSDVVENPPIAHNEKAKQLKEKTETAKRADLGVNELELSSLSSDRSRSACDLVDRMPFLYVRIVKAKRAKPESGSSVHAKLVIGTHSVKTGNQSDKDWDQVFAFDKEGLNSTSLEVSVWEEEKKENDQNTESFLCLGMVSFDLLEVPKRVPPDSPLAPQWYTLESEKSPGNDVMLAVWFGTQADEAFQEAWQSDSGGFIPETRAKAYLSPNLWYLRLTVIQTQDMQLGSQSEPKLRSPELFVKAQLGAQVFKTSRTAVGLPPSSSPNPTWNDDLVFVAAEPFEPFLVVSVEDATRGQSVGHAKIPVPSIERRIDDQTEPKSRWFNLVGDENRPYMGRIHLRVCLEGGYHVLDEAAHVTSDVRASSKRLAKAPIGLLEVGIRGATNLLPVKTKDGVPGTTDAYVVAKYGPKWVRTRTILDRFNPRWNEQYTWDVYDPCTVLTLGVFDNGRYKRNESGKPGKDFRMGKVRIRLSTLDTNRVYMNSYSLTVLLPSGAKKMGEIEIAIRFSCFSWLSLIQAYASPVLPRMHYVRPLGPAQQNILRLTAMRIVTTRLARSEPALGEEVVQFMLDSDNHVWSVRRSKANWFRVVGCLTRAATLARWLDGIRTWVHVPTTVLVHVLLVAIVLCPYLLLPTVFLYAFLIIVLSFRYRQRVPPNVDPRLSHVESVSLDELDEEFDGFPTTRSADQVLRNRYDRLRALAGRAQTLLGDMAAQGERLEALFSWRDPRATGMFAVFCLFASLLFYAVPFKVFVLGSGFYYLRHPRFRDDMPSLPTNFFRRLPSLSDQVL; encoded by the coding sequence ATGGCAGAGAGCTCCGGTAGGAAGCTCGTCGTCCAAGTCTGCAACGCCAAGAATCTAATGCCCAAAGACGGCCAAGGAACTGCCAGCGCTTATGCCATTGTCGACTTCGACGGCCAAAGGCGCCGAACCAAGACCAAGTTTAGAGATCTCAACCCTGAATGGGACGAGAAGCTCGAGTTCGTCGTCCACGACATCGACTCCATGGACTCCGAAATCTTGGAGATCAGTCTTTACAACGACAAGAAGAACGGCAAGAGAAGCAATTTTCTTGGTAAAGTAAAGATTGGTGGAAGCACTTTTGTGCAGTCCGGCTCAGAAGCGCTTGTCTACTATCCTCTAGAGAAGCGGAGCGTGTTTTCACAAATTAAAGGAGAGATTGGACTTAGGATTTGTTACATTGACGAAAACCCGCCCGCTTCAGAATCAGTGGTTCCGCCTGTTGAGCAAAACTCGGAGGCGGCGCCTCCAGTGCCGGTGGAGGAGGATGCAAAGAAGCAGGAAGAGAACAAGGACGAGAAAGGTGAGGAGAAGAAAGTAGACGACAAACCGAAGGAAGAGGCTAAAGAGAACGAGGAGCAGCCGCCGGATAACTCGAAAACCGAGAAGGATCCAGCTCCGTCACCGGTTCCGACGCCATCTGACGTGGTCGAGAACCCTCCTATTGCACATAACGAGAAGGCGAAACAACTGAAAGAGAAGACCGAGACTGCAAAGCGGGCGGATCTCGGTGTAAACGAGCTTGAGCTTTCGTCTCTGTCCAGCGATCGGAGCCGTAGCGCATGCGATCTCGTTGACCGCATGCCGTTCCTCTATGTACGCATCGTTAAGGCCAAGCGAGCCAAGCCTGAATCGGGATCATCCGTTCACGCCAAGCTCGTGATCGGGACTCACAGTGTCAAAACCGGGAATCAGAGTGATAAGGATTGGGACCAAGTGTTCGCGTTTGATAAAGAGGGCTTGAATTCCACCTCACTGGAAGTGTCCGTGTGggaagaggagaaaaaggagAACGATCAGAACACAGAGAGCTTCCTCTGTCTGGGGATGGTATCATTCGATTTGCTGGAGGTGCCAAAGCGAGTACCGCCCGATAGTCCTTTAGCTCCGCAGTGGTACACTTTGGAATCGGAGAAGTCACCAGGGAATGACGTCATGCTGGCGGTTTGGTTCGGAACTCAGGCCGACGAGGCTTTTCAGGAGGCTTGGCAGTCGGATTCTGGCGGATTCATACCGGAAACCCGAGCCAAGGCGTACCTGTCTCCAAACCTGTGGTATCTGAGGCTAACGGTCATCCAAACCCAGGATATGCAGCTAGGCTCGCAATCCGAGCCTAAGCTTCGGAGTCCAGAGCTTTTCGTGAAGGCTCAGCTCGGCGCTCAGGTTTTTAAGACGAGCAGGACAGCGGTCGGCTTGCCCCCATCCAGTTCGCCTAACCCAACATGGAATGATGATCTGGTTTTTGTGGCGGCTGAGCCGTTTGAGCCATTTCTTGTTGTTAGCGTCGAGGACGCGACTCGTGGGCAGTCAGTGGGCCATGCCAAGATACCCGTGCCGAGCATTGAGCGGAGGATCGACGATCAGACGGAGCCGAAATCTAGATGGTTTAATTTGGTTGGCGACGAGAATCGTCCGTACATGGGGAGGATACACTTGCGAGTATGTTTAGAAGGCGGGTATCACGTGCTAGATGAGGCGGCTCACGTGACCAGCGATGTTCGAGCCTCTTCTAAACGGCTGGCCAAAGCTCCAATTGGCTTGCTCGAGGTTGGGATACGTGGGGCGACCAATTTACTCCCAGTGAAAACCAAAGATGGTGTGCCGGGGACCACCGATGCCTACGTGGTAGCCAAGTATGGGCCCAAATGGGTCCGCACCCGTACGATCCTCGACCGGTTTAATCCACGGTGGAACGAGCAATACACCTGGGATGTGTACGATCCTTGTACGGTTCTCACCCTCGGCGTCTTTGATAACGGAAGGTACAAGCGCAACGAATCCGGGAAGCCAGGAAAAGATTTTCGCATGGGAAAGGTACGTATACGGCTATCGACGCTCGATACAAACCGGGTGTACATGAATTCGTACTCCCTCACTGTATTGTTGCCTAGTGGAGCCAAGAAAATGGGAGAGATCGAGATCGCCATTAGATTTTCTTGCTTCTCGTGGCTCAGTCTCATCCAAGCCTACGCCAGCCCAGTGCTTCCACGAATGCATTACGTGCGTCCGTTGGGTCCAGCCCAGCAAAACATTCTGCGCCTTACGGCTATGCGGATAGTCACGACTCGGCTCGCTCGGTCCGAACCAGCCTTGGGTGAAGAAGTGGTCCAATTCATGTTGGACTCCGACAACCACGTGTGGAGCGTGAGGCGAAGCAAGGCCAATTGGTTTCGTGTCGTGGGTTGCCTAACACGTGCCGCGACTTTGGCACGATGGCTCGATGGAATTCGCACCTGGGTGCACGTGCCCACCACGGTTTTGGTGCACGTGCTGCTCGTGGCCATTGTGCTGTGCCCGTATCTACTGCTCCCCACCGTATTTTTGTACGCCTTCTTGATCATAGTCTTGAGCTTCAGGTATCGACAGAGGGTGCCACCCAACGTGGACCCGAGACTATCCCACGTGGAATCCGTGAGTCTCGATGAGCTGGACGAAGAATTTGATGGCTTCCCAACCACGCGATCTGCGGATCAAGTTCTTCGTAACAGGTACGATCGGTTACGGGCCCTAGCGGGGAGGGCCCAGACCCTTCTAGGTGACATGGCGGCACAAGGGGAGCGTCTGGAGGCCTTATTCAGCTGGAGAGATCCGCGGGCTACTGGAATGTTTGCGGTTTTCTGCCTATTTGCCTCTCTGCTGTTCTACGCCGTGCCGTTTAAGGTCTTCGTGTTGGGTTCTGGGTTCTATTACCTGCGCCACCCGAGGTTCCGTGACGACATGCCATCTCTTCCTACCAATTTTTTCCGGCGACTACCGTCACTCTCCGACCAAGTTTTGTAA